From the Leptolyngbya sp. O-77 genome, one window contains:
- a CDS encoding signal peptidase II — MQVLIRKAFEEQLPSKTLPLIPRIFHLTYLKNPGAAFSFFDSNLTSWTLWLRLMLMGIIAVATLLFSRFRKEMILPLQVGLGLLLAGGISNTVEQILYGDIAIYLDWRSPPLSIFNLADIAVRLGSFVTNISILYWLLSDLIRRFR; from the coding sequence ATGCAAGTCCTCATACGCAAAGCTTTTGAGGAACAGCTTCCATCCAAAACCCTGCCGCTCATACCGAGAATCTTTCACCTCACTTATCTGAAAAATCCTGGTGCTGCCTTCTCATTTTTTGATTCAAACTTGACTTCCTGGACACTCTGGTTGCGACTAATGTTAATGGGAATCATTGCTGTCGCAACACTGCTATTCAGCAGATTTAGGAAAGAAATGATTCTGCCCCTGCAAGTGGGATTGGGACTACTACTAGCCGGGGGAATCAGCAACACCGTCGAGCAAATTTTATACGGCGACATTGCGATCTACTTAGATTGGCGATCGCCCCCGCTTTCTATTTTCAACTTAGCAGATATAGCCGTCAGGCTAGGAAGTTTTGTTACAAACATTTCCATCCTGTATTGGCTGCTTTCAGACCTCATCCGACGCTTTCGCTAG
- a CDS encoding MarR family winged helix-turn-helix transcriptional regulator codes for MEQDRLDHILRQWQREAPQLNAAPLAVVGRMLRIARLLEKHRETVLADYGLNVWSFDVLATLRRQGPPYQLKPTDLYSLLMLSSGAVTNRIDRLEQDGIVTRLRDPGDRRGVIVQLTDKGIQLSDQVMPVLFEKEQAILVQFATEQECETLVRLLRQFLLSLERSLNE; via the coding sequence ATGGAGCAAGACCGTCTTGATCACATTCTGAGGCAGTGGCAGCGAGAAGCGCCCCAGCTTAATGCCGCGCCGCTGGCCGTGGTAGGGCGCATGCTGCGAATTGCCCGCCTGCTGGAAAAACACCGAGAAACGGTGCTGGCAGACTATGGGCTAAACGTATGGTCTTTTGACGTGCTGGCGACGCTGCGCCGACAGGGGCCGCCCTACCAGCTCAAGCCGACGGATTTATACAGCTTGCTGATGCTGTCGTCTGGCGCAGTTACCAACCGCATCGATCGGCTAGAGCAAGACGGCATCGTGACGCGGCTGCGCGATCCGGGCGATCGCCGGGGTGTGATTGTCCAGCTCACCGACAAGGGCATCCAGCTTTCCGATCAGGTGATGCCCGTGCTGTTTGAAAAAGAGCAGGCAATACTGGTGCAGTTTGCCACAGAGCAAGAGTGCGAGACGTTGGTTCGGCTCTTGCGACAGTTTCTTTTATCCCTGGAGCGATCGCTCAATGAATAG
- a CDS encoding cation-transporting P-type ATPase — protein sequence MTRTLEKSQAQSWHAQPADIVARSLRVDPRLGLSSAEVVQRQEQYGRNELKAVPGKSPLVRFLLQFHQPLLYILLVAGSVKAFLGSWVNAWVIWGVTLINAIIGYVQEAKAESAIAALAATVQTEATVVRDGQTIHISSVELVPGDVVKLVSGDKVPADLRLVTARNLQISESALTGESVAVEKWVDPVAEDVPLADRRNMAYAGSFVTSGRGRGVVVAIANNTETGRISQLMQRQTNLSTPLTRKFEKFSKTLLYFILAVAALTFAVGLGYGNPWPDMFEAAVALAVSAIPEGLPAVVTITLAIGVSRMARRHAIIRKLPAVEALGSATVICSDKTGTLTENQMTVQEIYAGGQAFFVTGTGYSPVGAIQPVESGQLTNPALTECLKAGLLCNESYLEQDDGQWQVIGDPTEGALIVSAQKAGFGMATLKAELPRIDFIPFESEHQYMATLHSTGEGGNRLVYAKGSVEAILSRCDRALSASGTLQPLDADAIYRQVESMTEAGMRVLAFATTSLAQDTLDPPDIDTGLTFLGLQGMIDPPRQEAVRAVRACQSAGIQVKMITGDHIGTATAIARQIGLQRDGQVQAFTGQALAEMDDQQLANAVENGSVFARVAPEQKLRLVEALQAKGEVVAMTGDGVNDAPALRQADIGTAMGRAGTEVAKEAADMILTDDNFASIEAAVEEGRTVYRNLLKAIAFLLPVNGGESMSILISVLLNRALPILSLQVLWMNMINSIAMTVPLSFEPKSERVMQRPPRNPREPLLNRKLLKRVLLVSLFNWIVIFGVFEWINQTTDNIALARTMAIQALVAGRIFYLLSISELGLGLVNKLRGRVQQIPSAPAVLWGIAGAIALQVLFSQWSVMNRLFATAPLSLEQWGICLLIGVPMIGVAAIANRLHPPE from the coding sequence ATGACTCGCACTCTAGAAAAGTCGCAAGCTCAATCCTGGCACGCGCAACCCGCCGACATCGTAGCGCGATCGCTCCGGGTTGATCCGCGCCTTGGACTCTCGTCCGCCGAGGTGGTTCAGCGCCAGGAACAATACGGCCGCAACGAGCTGAAGGCAGTGCCAGGGAAAAGTCCCCTGGTGCGCTTTTTGCTGCAATTTCATCAGCCATTGCTCTACATTTTGCTGGTTGCAGGCAGCGTCAAGGCGTTTTTGGGGTCGTGGGTGAATGCCTGGGTGATTTGGGGCGTAACGCTAATCAACGCCATCATCGGCTACGTGCAGGAGGCTAAGGCGGAAAGTGCGATCGCCGCGCTGGCTGCGACCGTGCAAACCGAGGCGACCGTGGTGCGCGATGGGCAGACGATACATATCTCATCCGTAGAACTGGTGCCGGGGGACGTGGTAAAGCTGGTGTCGGGCGACAAGGTTCCGGCGGATTTGCGGCTGGTGACGGCGCGAAATTTGCAGATCAGCGAGTCGGCGCTGACGGGTGAATCGGTAGCCGTGGAAAAGTGGGTTGACCCGGTGGCAGAAGACGTGCCGCTGGCCGATCGGCGAAACATGGCCTACGCAGGCAGCTTTGTGACATCGGGACGCGGGCGCGGCGTGGTGGTGGCGATCGCCAACAACACCGAAACCGGGCGCATTTCTCAACTGATGCAGCGGCAGACTAACTTATCTACGCCGCTCACCCGCAAGTTTGAAAAATTCAGCAAAACGTTGCTTTATTTTATCCTGGCGGTGGCGGCACTGACCTTTGCTGTGGGGCTGGGGTACGGCAATCCCTGGCCGGATATGTTTGAGGCGGCGGTGGCGCTGGCGGTGAGCGCGATTCCTGAAGGGCTGCCTGCGGTGGTGACGATTACGCTGGCGATCGGCGTGTCGCGCATGGCCCGCCGCCATGCCATCATCCGCAAGCTGCCTGCGGTGGAGGCGTTGGGCAGCGCCACCGTCATCTGTTCCGACAAAACGGGCACGCTGACGGAAAACCAGATGACCGTGCAGGAAATCTACGCGGGCGGACAGGCATTCTTTGTGACGGGAACGGGCTACAGTCCAGTGGGCGCGATTCAGCCCGTGGAGTCTGGTCAGCTTACGAATCCGGCGCTGACAGAATGCCTGAAAGCAGGGCTGCTGTGCAATGAGTCTTATCTGGAGCAGGACGATGGCCAGTGGCAGGTGATTGGCGATCCGACGGAGGGGGCGCTGATTGTGTCGGCGCAAAAGGCGGGCTTTGGGATGGCAACGCTGAAGGCGGAACTGCCTCGCATCGATTTTATTCCGTTTGAGTCGGAACATCAGTATATGGCGACGCTGCATTCAACAGGCGAAGGGGGCAATCGCCTGGTGTATGCGAAGGGATCGGTAGAGGCGATTCTCTCGCGCTGCGATCGCGCTTTGTCTGCCAGTGGGACACTCCAGCCGCTTGATGCCGATGCGATTTACCGCCAGGTCGAATCGATGACGGAGGCAGGAATGCGGGTGCTGGCCTTTGCCACAACATCTCTAGCCCAAGACACGCTTGACCCGCCGGATATTGACACTGGCCTGACGTTTCTGGGCTTGCAGGGAATGATCGATCCGCCGCGCCAGGAGGCCGTGCGAGCGGTGCGGGCCTGCCAGTCTGCGGGCATTCAGGTGAAGATGATCACGGGCGACCACATTGGCACGGCAACGGCGATCGCCCGCCAGATTGGGCTACAGCGGGATGGGCAGGTGCAGGCCTTTACGGGGCAAGCCCTGGCAGAAATGGACGATCAGCAGTTGGCCAACGCAGTAGAAAATGGCTCGGTGTTTGCCCGCGTTGCGCCAGAGCAAAAGCTGCGGCTGGTGGAGGCACTGCAAGCAAAGGGCGAAGTGGTGGCGATGACGGGCGACGGCGTGAACGATGCCCCGGCGCTGCGGCAGGCAGATATCGGCACGGCGATGGGTCGGGCTGGAACGGAGGTGGCGAAGGAAGCCGCTGACATGATCCTGACAGACGACAACTTTGCCTCCATCGAAGCGGCGGTGGAGGAAGGGCGGACGGTCTATCGGAATTTGCTAAAGGCGATCGCCTTTTTGCTGCCGGTGAATGGCGGTGAGTCGATGTCGATTTTGATCAGCGTGCTGCTGAATCGGGCGCTACCGATCCTGTCGCTGCAAGTGCTGTGGATGAACATGATCAACTCCATCGCCATGACCGTGCCGCTCTCGTTTGAACCCAAGTCGGAGCGCGTGATGCAGCGCCCACCGCGCAACCCCCGTGAGCCGCTGCTCAACCGCAAGCTGTTGAAGCGCGTTTTGCTGGTGTCGCTGTTTAACTGGATTGTGATTTTTGGCGTGTTTGAATGGATTAATCAAACGACCGACAACATCGCGCTGGCCCGAACGATGGCGATCCAGGCGCTGGTGGCGGGGCGGATTTTTTACCTGCTGAGCATTAGCGAGTTGGGGCTGGGCCTGGTGAATAAGCTGCGCGGCCGGGTGCAGCAGATTCCGTCCGCTCCGGCTGTGTTGTGGGGCATTGCGGGGGCGATCGCCCTGCAAGTGCTATTCAGCCAGTGGAGCGTGATGAATCGCCTGTTTGCCACCGCGCCGCTGAGCCTAGAGCAGTGGGGCATTTGTCTGCTAATCGGCGTGCCGATGATTGGCGTAGCGGCGATCGCCAATCGACTGCATCCGCCAGAGTAG
- a CDS encoding YbaY family lipoprotein: MKKTVFSRWAGVGLGVMLLGQGVAGALPRATLAQAGEAWYNCLTREVFTPEKRAWCDRLNIALNASYSVPTLGEQPQIGVITFKDGQFEDPNRRLNAVLSRQQGQIAFGDLDGNGQQDAVMIMAVNTGGSGIFVYLAPLLNLDGAIESPMLAGLGDRIQVNRVRILDDGLISVNMIIQGPNDPQCCPTQEVTQFYRVSEGSVVEVSPPGATLPAPPSASTLPDGSTLSFFQTPGYAVRLFSRNGAMLMNLFNRQTGQLTLNGVPTTATPDANGTTYAYEGTPSVQVYRGHLGTQSLTVNGMLQTSSLVTGTVTYLPRIALPPNALIEVSLADVSRADAPARILATQTIEAGGRQVPFAFELPYDPAQIDSRYTYAVQARITVDGQLRFINTTRTSVITNGSPTQGVEIVVDPVQR; this comes from the coding sequence ATGAAGAAGACTGTGTTTTCCCGATGGGCGGGTGTGGGGTTGGGCGTGATGCTGCTTGGTCAGGGCGTTGCGGGGGCGCTGCCGAGGGCGACGCTGGCCCAGGCGGGCGAAGCGTGGTATAACTGCCTGACCCGCGAGGTGTTTACGCCAGAAAAACGGGCCTGGTGCGATCGCCTCAATATCGCCCTCAACGCCAGCTACAGCGTCCCCACCCTGGGCGAACAGCCCCAGATCGGCGTGATTACTTTTAAAGATGGGCAGTTTGAAGATCCCAATCGGCGGCTGAATGCGGTGCTGTCTCGGCAGCAGGGACAAATCGCATTTGGTGACCTGGATGGCAACGGCCAGCAAGATGCCGTGATGATCATGGCAGTGAATACGGGCGGCTCTGGTATTTTCGTTTACCTTGCGCCGCTGCTGAACCTGGACGGGGCGATCGAGTCGCCGATGCTGGCGGGACTGGGCGATCGCATCCAGGTCAACCGTGTCCGCATTCTGGACGACGGGCTAATCAGCGTCAACATGATTATTCAAGGGCCAAACGATCCGCAATGCTGCCCCACGCAAGAAGTAACGCAGTTTTATCGCGTTAGTGAGGGTTCAGTAGTGGAGGTATCGCCCCCTGGCGCAACGCTGCCCGCCCCGCCAAGTGCATCCACGCTCCCCGACGGCTCCACGCTTTCCTTCTTCCAAACGCCGGGCTACGCCGTGCGCTTGTTTAGTCGCAATGGCGCGATGCTAATGAATCTGTTCAACCGGCAAACAGGACAATTGACGCTAAATGGCGTTCCCACAACTGCTACGCCTGATGCAAACGGTACAACTTATGCCTATGAAGGCACGCCCTCGGTGCAGGTCTATCGCGGCCACTTAGGAACTCAATCGCTCACGGTAAACGGTATGTTGCAAACGTCATCGCTCGTCACGGGTACGGTTACTTATCTGCCGCGAATCGCCCTGCCACCCAACGCGCTGATCGAAGTATCGCTGGCGGATGTCAGCCGTGCTGACGCGCCTGCCCGCATCCTGGCCACGCAAACGATTGAAGCTGGCGGCCGCCAGGTGCCTTTTGCCTTCGAGCTACCCTACGACCCAGCGCAGATCGACAGCCGCTACACCTACGCGGTGCAGGCGCGAATCACAGTAGACGGGCAGTTGCGGTTTATCAACACTACGCGCACCAGCGTTATCACCAACGGCAGCCCCACGCAAGGCGTTGAAATCGTGGTCGATCCAGTCCAGCGTTAG